In Citrus sinensis cultivar Valencia sweet orange chromosome 2, DVS_A1.0, whole genome shotgun sequence, a single genomic region encodes these proteins:
- the LOC102616073 gene encoding uncharacterized protein LOC102616073 → MENQAKRVLLTSDGDEISKNIAFHLAKRGCRLVLVGNERRLSSVAEKMMGSLKGGQPVEVVGLDMEEDREGAFDEAVDKACQILGNLDAFVHCYTYEGKMQDPLQVGEDEFKKLVKINFVAPWFLLKAVGRRMKESKAGGSIVFLTSIIGAERGLYPGAAAYGACAASIHQLVRTAAMEIGKHKIRVNGIARGLHLQDEYPIAVGQERAVKLVREAAPLHRWLDVKNDLASTVIYLISDGSRYMTGTTIYVDGAQSITRPRMRSYM, encoded by the exons ATGGAGAATCAAGCAAAGAGAGTATTGTTGACTTCTGATGGCGATGAGATTTCCAAAAACATTGCTTTCCATTTAGCCAAACGGGGTTGCAG ATTGGTTTTGGTGGGAAATGAGAGGCGTCTTAGTAGTGTCGCTGAGAAGATGATGGGTTCGTTGAAGGGTGGCCAGCCAGTTGAAGTGGTAGGATTGGACATGGAAGAGGACAGAGAAGGAGCTTTTGATGAGGCAGTCGATAAGGCATGTCAGATTTTGGGGAATTTGGACGCCTTTGTGCATTGTTACACTTATGAAG GAAAAATGCAAGACCCTCTACAAGTGGGCGAGGATGAGTTCAAAAAGTtagtgaaaattaattttgtagctCCATGGTTCCTGTTAAAGGCTGTTGGCAGAAGAATGAAAGAGTCCAAGGCAGGAGGTTCCATTGTATTCTTGACCTCAATAATTGGAGCTGAGAGAGGACTTTATCCTGGAGCTGCTGCCTACGGTGCATGTGCAGCAAGTATCCATCAGTTAGTTAGG ACAGCCGCAATGGAGATTGGGAAACACAAGATCCGGGTTAATGGTATTGCCCGTGGCTTGCATCTGCAAGACGAATATCCAATTGCAGTGGGCCAGGAGAGGGCAGTGAAGTTGGTCAGGGAGGCGGCACCACTGCACAGATGGCTGGACGTTAAAAATGATCTGGCTTCGACGGTCATCTACTTAATCAGTGATGGTTCACGCTATATGACTGGTACAACCATATACGTAGACGGGGCACAGTCTATAACCAGGCCGCGGATGCGATCTTACATGTGA